A genomic region of Papaver somniferum cultivar HN1 chromosome 7, ASM357369v1, whole genome shotgun sequence contains the following coding sequences:
- the LOC113296201 gene encoding cytochrome P450 82C2-like, which translates to MEAYAEISALCNTINGDALLMTMVAALGLVAALRKVRMMKKNNTRPMPPEAAGAWPVVGHLRLLGGPDLPHKTLGAMADKYGPIFVIRIGSSPTVAISSSEAAREIFTTNDKIWASKPTVIAAMKHMGYDTAMYGFSPYGPYFRAINKIVVQQLLSNRRLISGKRCFVGDEDEVSRRYQKALSNFFRLVAVFVPSDAIPILRGWIDLGGYEEAKEIRRRGGGRGLHGCDAVHI; encoded by the exons ATGGAAGCATATGCTGAAATTTCAGCTCTCTGCAACACAATCAATGGCGACGCATTGTTAATGACAATG GTTGCAGCTCTGGGTTTGGTGGCTGCTTTAAGGAAGGTTAGAATGATGAAAAAGAATAATACCAGGCCGATGCCACCAGAAGCAGCAGGTGCATGGCCAGTAGTTGGTCATCTCCGTCTCTTAGGAGGACCAGACCTTCCACACAAAACCTTGGGTGCGATGGCTGACAAGTATGGACCAATATTCGTCATTCGTATCGGTTCAAGTCCAACAGTTGCAATAAGTTCTTCGGAGGCAGCTAGAGAAATTTTCACTACCAATGATAAGATCTGGGCATCAAAACCAACGGTAATAGCAGCCATGAAACACATGGGTTATGATACTGCAATGTATGGGTTTTCACCATATGGACCATATTTTCGTGCAATCAATAAGATAGTGGTGCAACAGCTTCTTTCTAACAGGAG GTTGATATCAGGGAAGCGATGTTTTGTTGGAGATGAGGATGAAGTTAGCAGGAGGTATCAGAAAGCACTTTCCAACTTTTTTAGGTTGGTGGCTGTGTTTGTGCCTTCAGATGCAATACCAATTCTTCGCGGGTGGATTGATCTGGGAGGCTATGAAG AGGCAAAAGAGATCAGGAGAAGAGGCGGTGGAAGAGGACTTCATGGATGTGATGCTGTCCATATTTGA
- the LOC113296199 gene encoding cytochrome P450 82C4-like — MSDSNFDADTIIKATCQTMMVAGSDTLMVTLVWVLSLLVNHPDILQKVHEEMDIHVGRERQVDESDIKNLLYLQAATKETLRLYPPGPIMTRESTEDCTLLGYHIPAATRLIVNISKVQRDPQVWTSASEFKPERFLAGGEVDVSRDHSFQFMPFGGGRRSCPGTSLALQVVHLALARLIHGFDFKTPSGEPTDMTESPGLTNVKATPLDLLVTPRLSPKLYTC, encoded by the coding sequence ATGTCAGACAGTAATTTTGATGCCGATACAATAATCAAGGCTACATGTCAGACTATGATGGTGGCTGGAAGTGACACTCTAATGGTTACTCTAGTGTGGGTTCTATCTTTACTAGTGAACCATCCAGACATCTTGCAGAAGGTCCATGAAGAGATGGACATCCACGTAGGTAGAGAAAGACAAGTCGACGAATCGGATATCAAGAACTTGTTATACCTACAAGCCGCAACCAAAGAAACACTGCGTTTATATCCTCCTGGTCCTATTATGACTAGAGAATCTACTGAGGACTGCACCCTTCTTGGATACCACATTCCAGCAGCGACTCGACTAATAGTGAATATCTCGAAGGTTCAACGTGACCCCCAAGTTTGGACCAGCGCATCAGAGTTTAAACCAGAAAGATTTCTAGCCGGTGGGGAGGTGGATGTTAGCAGAGACCATAGTTTCCAGTTCATGCCATTTGGTGGTGGTAGAAGATCTTGCCCTGGCACATCACTTGCTCTTCAAGTGGTGCACTTGGCATTAGCTCGTCTGATTCATGGTTTTGATTTTAAAACACCGTCAGGCGAGCCGACCGATATGACAGAGAGTCCTGGGCTAACTAATGTCAAAGCAACCCCTCTCGACCTTTTGGTCACCCCACGCCTTTCTCCTAAGCTGTATACGTGCTAA